Proteins encoded by one window of Pseudomonas tructae:
- a CDS encoding AraC family transcriptional regulator → MSHTPILSLRHYRHDLIAHSHDHPQLVFGLCGRLEFEVEGRGARVDRQDLMVVPAGSHHTCGSPAGSDCLVLDVPHDAWLSQGLGGHLDASRRLLERAGPVNLDHRQQQLVDWLAASPINDPLIAQQGALLLLASLNSGAAPATALKSLPYARFDAHIEQNAAYPLQVADLARLAGLSGARLHARFMAECGVTPMDYVRQRRLLRARQLLRDTRLPIGEIASQVGYSSQSAFAAAVLKAFGRTPGALRRDPEDN, encoded by the coding sequence ATGAGCCACACCCCGATTCTTTCCCTGCGCCATTATCGCCACGACCTGATCGCCCACAGCCACGATCACCCGCAACTGGTGTTCGGTTTGTGCGGACGCCTGGAGTTCGAGGTCGAAGGCCGCGGCGCGCGGGTTGACCGCCAGGACCTGATGGTGGTCCCGGCGGGCAGCCACCATACCTGCGGCAGCCCTGCCGGCAGCGACTGCCTGGTGCTGGATGTGCCCCATGACGCATGGCTGAGCCAGGGCCTGGGCGGGCACCTCGACGCCAGCCGGCGCCTGCTGGAACGGGCCGGGCCGGTGAACCTGGACCATCGCCAGCAACAACTGGTCGACTGGCTGGCGGCAAGCCCGATCAACGACCCGCTGATAGCCCAGCAAGGTGCACTGCTGCTGTTGGCCAGCCTGAACAGCGGCGCAGCACCGGCTACGGCGCTAAAGTCATTGCCCTACGCCCGCTTCGACGCCCATATCGAGCAGAACGCGGCCTACCCACTGCAAGTCGCCGACCTGGCGCGCCTGGCCGGGCTGTCCGGCGCGCGTTTGCATGCGCGATTCATGGCCGAATGCGGGGTCACCCCCATGGACTATGTGCGCCAGCGCCGCCTGCTGCGGGCACGCCAACTGCTGCGTGATACCCGCTTACCGATCGGCGAGATTGCCAGCCAGGTCGGCTACAGCTCGCAAAGTGCCTTTGCCGCCGCCGTGCTCAAGGCCTTTGGCCGCACGCCTGGCGCCCTGCGGCGCGACCCTGAAGACAATTGA
- a CDS encoding UDP-2,3-diacylglucosamine diphosphatase produces the protein MSRAEFARPSRKQRVRTLWISDVHLGTRDCQAEHLSQFLKGYQADRIYLVGDIIDGWKLRGGMYWPQAHTNVIRRLLTMSKRGTEVIYVTGNHDEFLRRYSKLVLGNIQLVDQAEHLTADGRRLLVIHGDQFDVITRYHRWLAFLGDSAYEFTLTLNRWLNHWRARYGYGYWSLSAYLKHKVKTAVSFISDFEEAIAHECVKRGFHGVVCGHIHHAEIRKVGEVDYLNCGDWVESCTALIEHWDGSIELYRLADAQAEAARRLARLEELVDSGGGGGVL, from the coding sequence ATGAGCCGTGCCGAGTTTGCCAGACCCTCGCGCAAACAGCGCGTACGCACCCTGTGGATCTCGGATGTGCACCTGGGCACCCGGGATTGCCAGGCCGAGCACCTGTCGCAGTTCCTCAAGGGTTACCAGGCCGACCGTATCTACCTGGTAGGCGACATCATCGACGGCTGGAAGCTGCGCGGTGGTATGTACTGGCCCCAGGCACACACCAATGTGATCCGCCGGCTGCTGACCATGAGCAAGCGTGGCACCGAAGTGATCTACGTCACCGGCAACCATGACGAATTCCTGCGCCGCTACTCGAAGCTGGTGCTGGGCAATATCCAGTTGGTCGACCAGGCCGAGCACCTGACGGCCGATGGCCGGCGTCTGCTGGTGATCCATGGCGACCAGTTCGACGTGATCACCCGTTATCACCGCTGGCTGGCCTTTCTTGGCGACTCGGCCTATGAGTTCACCTTGACCCTCAACCGCTGGCTCAACCACTGGCGGGCACGTTATGGCTACGGCTACTGGTCGTTGTCGGCGTACCTCAAGCATAAGGTCAAGACTGCGGTCAGCTTCATCAGTGACTTCGAGGAAGCCATCGCCCATGAATGCGTCAAGCGCGGTTTTCACGGTGTGGTCTGCGGGCATATTCACCATGCCGAGATTCGCAAGGTCGGCGAGGTGGACTACCTCAACTGTGGCGACTGGGTCGAGTCCTGTACTGCGCTGATCGAGCATTGGGATGGCAGCATCGAGCTTTACCGCCTGGCCGACGCCCAGGCCGAGGCAGCCCGGCGCCTGGCCAGGCTTGAGGAACTGGTGGATTCAGGCGGTGGCGGCGGGGTGCTCTAG
- a CDS encoding DUF962 domain-containing protein translates to MNSPQQFHSFAEFYPYYLGEHSDPTCRRLHFVGTSLVIALLAFSLGSGNWLLLLALPFAGYGFAWIGHFFFEKNRPATFKHPLYSLIGDFAMYRDMLRGKVSF, encoded by the coding sequence GTGAACAGCCCCCAGCAGTTCCACAGTTTTGCCGAGTTCTACCCCTACTACCTGGGCGAACACAGCGACCCGACCTGTCGGCGCCTGCACTTTGTCGGCACCAGCCTGGTCATCGCCTTACTCGCTTTCAGCCTCGGCAGCGGCAATTGGCTGTTGCTGCTGGCCCTGCCCTTCGCGGGCTATGGCTTTGCCTGGATCGGGCACTTCTTCTTCGAGAAGAACCGCCCGGCCACCTTCAAGCATCCGCTTTACAGCCTGATCGGCGACTTCGCCATGTACCGTGACATGTTGCGCGGCAAGGTCAGCTTCTGA
- a CDS encoding AraC family transcriptional regulator, giving the protein MSERTTSASWASGIVKALELEGLDCRAMFKQLGLDFAALDDPDARFTQDSMTRLWLLAVELSGNQAIGLNMARVVRPASFHVVGYALMSSRTLAEGFERLVRYQRIIAESSDLSFRLEPDGYALILTVHGDHLPPTRHSAEASLACALSLCSWLSGRVIQPRRVLVQGPQPKDLTPYKTAFHAPLVFSAPYDALVLERADMEAPLPTANEAMATLHDRFAGEYLARFSESRVTHRARQVLCRVLPQGEPKRETIAQALHLSQRTLQRRLQEEGTSFQTLLDDTRRELAEQYLAQANMTLLEAAYLLGFADPSNFFRAFRRWFDVTPGEYRARLSGAAAAPGEHEPVSDARTQACTAPVP; this is encoded by the coding sequence ATGAGCGAAAGAACCACTTCAGCAAGCTGGGCATCAGGGATCGTCAAGGCACTCGAGCTTGAAGGCCTCGATTGCCGTGCCATGTTCAAGCAGCTTGGCCTTGATTTCGCCGCGCTCGATGACCCCGATGCCCGGTTTACCCAGGACTCCATGACTCGCCTGTGGCTGTTGGCCGTCGAGCTGTCCGGCAACCAGGCGATCGGCTTGAACATGGCGCGGGTGGTTCGCCCTGCATCCTTTCATGTGGTCGGCTATGCGCTGATGTCGAGCCGCACCCTGGCTGAGGGTTTCGAGCGGCTGGTGCGTTATCAGCGAATCATCGCCGAAAGCTCCGACTTGAGTTTCCGCCTTGAGCCGGACGGCTATGCACTGATTCTTACCGTGCATGGCGATCACCTGCCACCGACCCGGCACAGTGCCGAGGCCTCGCTGGCCTGCGCGCTGTCGCTGTGCAGCTGGCTCAGCGGACGGGTGATCCAGCCACGCCGGGTGCTGGTCCAGGGGCCGCAACCCAAGGACCTGACGCCGTACAAGACGGCTTTTCATGCCCCGCTGGTGTTCAGTGCCCCCTATGATGCGCTGGTGCTCGAGCGCGCCGACATGGAGGCGCCGCTGCCGACCGCCAACGAGGCCATGGCCACCCTGCATGATCGGTTTGCCGGTGAATACCTGGCGCGTTTCTCGGAAAGCCGGGTCACCCACCGTGCGCGCCAGGTATTGTGCCGGGTACTGCCCCAGGGCGAGCCCAAGCGCGAAACCATCGCCCAGGCCTTGCACCTGTCCCAGCGTACCTTGCAGCGACGCCTGCAAGAGGAGGGGACGAGCTTTCAGACTTTGCTCGATGACACCCGTCGCGAACTCGCCGAGCAGTACCTGGCGCAGGCCAACATGACCTTGCTCGAAGCGGCCTACCTGCTTGGTTTTGCCGATCCGAGCAACTTCTTCAGGGCCTTTCGCCGCTGGTTCGACGTTACCCCGGGCGAGTATCGGGCACGCTTGAGCGGGGCCGCAGCGGCCCCGGGAGAACATGAGCCGGTCAGTGACGCCAGAACGCAGGCATGCACAGCACCAGTACCGTGA
- a CDS encoding TrkH family potassium uptake protein — protein sequence MALPTLRIIGFIIGIFLITLAISMVVPMATLVIFERTGDLPSFLWASMITFVAGLALVIPGRPEHVHLRPRDMYLLTVSSWLVVCIFAALPFLLTQHISYTDAFFESMSGITATGATVLSGLDSMSPGILMWRSLLHWLGGIGFIAMAVAILPLLRIGGMRLFQTESSDRSEKVMPRSHMVAKSIVLVYIGITTLGSLAFWLAGMNPFDAINHAMSAISTGGFSTSDQSLAKWDIPAVHWVAVVVMILGSLPFALYVATIRGNRKALIKDQQVQGLLAMLLATWLVLGTWYWATTNLHWLDALRHVALNVTSVVTTTGFALGDYSLWGNFSLMLFFYLGFVGGCSGSTAGGIKIFRFQVAYILLKANLNQLIHPRAVIKQKYNGHRLDEEIVRSILTFSFFFAITICVIALALSLLGVDWMTALTGAASTVSGVGPGLGETIGPAGNFATLPDAAKWILAFGMLLGRLEIITVLVLCMPAFWRH from the coding sequence ATGGCGTTGCCGACCTTAAGGATCATTGGTTTCATCATCGGCATCTTCCTGATCACCCTGGCGATCAGCATGGTCGTGCCCATGGCCACGCTGGTGATCTTCGAGCGCACCGGCGATCTGCCGTCGTTCCTCTGGGCCAGCATGATTACCTTTGTCGCCGGCCTTGCCCTGGTCATCCCGGGCCGCCCCGAGCACGTGCACCTGCGCCCGCGGGACATGTACCTGCTGACGGTCAGCAGCTGGCTGGTGGTGTGCATCTTCGCCGCCCTGCCGTTTCTGCTGACCCAGCACATCAGCTACACCGACGCCTTTTTCGAAAGCATGTCCGGCATCACCGCTACCGGTGCCACGGTGCTCAGCGGCCTGGACAGCATGTCGCCGGGGATCCTGATGTGGCGCTCGCTGCTGCACTGGCTGGGCGGCATCGGCTTTATCGCCATGGCCGTAGCGATCCTGCCGCTGCTGCGCATCGGTGGCATGCGCCTGTTCCAGACCGAGTCCTCGGACCGCTCGGAGAAGGTCATGCCGCGCTCGCACATGGTCGCCAAGTCCATCGTGCTGGTGTACATCGGCATCACCACCCTCGGCTCCCTGGCGTTCTGGCTGGCCGGGATGAACCCCTTCGATGCGATCAACCATGCCATGTCGGCGATTTCCACCGGCGGTTTCTCCACCTCCGACCAGTCCCTGGCCAAGTGGGACATACCGGCGGTGCACTGGGTCGCGGTGGTGGTGATGATCCTCGGCAGCTTGCCATTCGCCCTGTATGTGGCAACCATTCGCGGCAACCGCAAGGCGCTGATCAAGGACCAGCAGGTGCAGGGGCTGTTGGCCATGCTGCTGGCCACCTGGCTGGTGCTCGGCACCTGGTACTGGGCCACCACCAACCTGCACTGGCTCGATGCCCTGCGTCATGTGGCCCTGAACGTGACCTCGGTGGTCACCACCACCGGCTTTGCCCTGGGCGACTACAGCCTGTGGGGCAACTTCTCGCTGATGCTGTTCTTCTATCTGGGCTTCGTGGGCGGGTGCTCGGGGTCGACCGCAGGGGGCATCAAGATTTTCCGCTTCCAGGTCGCCTATATCCTGCTCAAGGCCAACCTGAACCAGTTGATCCACCCACGGGCGGTGATCAAGCAAAAATACAACGGTCACCGGCTGGACGAAGAGATCGTGCGCTCGATCCTGACGTTTTCGTTCTTCTTCGCCATCACCATCTGCGTCATTGCCCTGGCCCTGTCGCTGCTGGGCGTAGACTGGATGACCGCCCTGACCGGCGCCGCCAGCACCGTGTCGGGGGTCGGCCCGGGATTGGGCGAAACCATCGGCCCGGCCGGCAACTTCGCCACCCTGCCGGATGCGGCAAAGTGGATCCTGGCCTTCGGCATGCTCCTCGGCCGCCTGGAAATCATCACGGTACTGGTGCTGTGCATGCCTGCGTTCTGGCGTCACTGA
- a CDS encoding nitroreductase family protein yields MEALDALLHRVSVPRLLDPAPNAAQREALFQAALRAPDHGQLRPWRFLTVEGQAREKLGELLAEAVKLNGEASEAALDKARAMPLRAPLLVVVVARLQDHFKVPASEQRLAAGCAAHGILLAAHAQGIGAVWRTGELSYSKHVVKGLGLADNEEIIAFLYLGTPQNEPRTAPVLDTADFVSAWE; encoded by the coding sequence ATGGAGGCTCTCGACGCATTGCTCCACCGTGTTTCGGTTCCACGTCTGCTGGATCCGGCACCCAATGCCGCACAACGCGAGGCGCTGTTTCAGGCTGCCCTGCGTGCGCCGGACCACGGCCAACTGCGGCCCTGGCGCTTTTTGACGGTCGAAGGCCAGGCGCGGGAAAAGCTTGGCGAACTGCTCGCCGAAGCGGTGAAGCTCAACGGCGAGGCCTCTGAGGCGGCGCTGGACAAGGCCCGGGCCATGCCCTTGCGCGCACCGTTGCTGGTGGTTGTGGTGGCGCGCCTGCAGGATCACTTCAAGGTGCCGGCGTCCGAGCAGCGCCTGGCGGCCGGCTGTGCCGCCCATGGCATTTTGCTGGCGGCCCATGCCCAGGGGATCGGCGCGGTATGGCGCACCGGTGAGCTTTCGTACAGCAAGCATGTGGTCAAGGGGCTGGGGCTGGCGGACAACGAAGAGATCATTGCCTTCCTGTACCTGGGGACCCCACAGAATGAACCGCGTACGGCGCCCGTGCTGGACACTGCTGATTTTGTCAGTGCCTGGGAGTAG
- a CDS encoding sensor histidine kinase: MRSLFWRILASFWLAIALVAGLSILLGHMLNQDAWILSRHPGLNTLAKNWTQRYEQQGPENAQHYLEHRKRRYNIDVQVLNDSGDAVVPGTFPRRAAAFEARRHNDERHLPWRRLTEEYTSPDSGETYLLIYRIPHPELDAWHRDSLLWPLSALGIALVVLTLFSLLVTLSITRPLSRLRSAVHDLGQTTYQQNSLARLANRRDEFGVLANDFNRMGARLQSMIGSQRQLLRDVSHELRSPLARLRIALALAERAEAEQRQALWPRLTRECDRLEALISEILVLARVDAEQTRAEPVDLDALLASVQKDAQLAAPEQQIQLQHETGLHLQGWPTLLERALDNLLRNAVRFNPAGQPIELTGVRDNDTIVLSVRDHGPGVAAEHQAQLGEPFYRAPGQSAAGHGLGLAIARKAAERHGGSLSLGNHPQGGFVARLELPLAKPDAL; this comes from the coding sequence TTGCGTTCATTGTTCTGGCGCATCCTGGCCAGTTTCTGGCTGGCCATTGCCCTGGTTGCCGGCTTGTCGATCCTGCTCGGGCACATGCTGAACCAGGACGCCTGGATTCTCAGCCGTCATCCGGGCCTCAATACCCTGGCCAAGAACTGGACCCAGCGCTATGAGCAGCAAGGGCCAGAGAACGCCCAGCACTACCTTGAGCATCGCAAGCGCCGCTACAACATCGACGTGCAGGTGCTCAACGACAGTGGCGATGCGGTCGTCCCCGGTACCTTCCCGCGCCGCGCCGCCGCCTTCGAAGCGCGCCGGCACAATGATGAGCGGCATTTGCCGTGGCGGCGCCTGACCGAGGAATACACCAGCCCCGACAGTGGCGAGACCTACCTGCTGATTTACCGCATCCCGCACCCGGAACTGGACGCCTGGCACCGCGACAGCCTGCTCTGGCCGCTCAGTGCATTGGGGATTGCCCTGGTGGTGCTGACCCTGTTCAGCCTGCTCGTCACCCTGTCGATCACCCGCCCCTTGAGCCGCCTGCGCAGCGCCGTGCATGACCTGGGACAGACCACTTACCAGCAGAACAGCCTGGCGCGCCTGGCCAACCGTCGTGACGAATTCGGCGTGCTGGCCAACGATTTCAACCGCATGGGCGCGCGCCTGCAGAGCATGATCGGCAGCCAGCGGCAGCTGCTGCGCGACGTGTCCCACGAACTGCGCTCGCCCCTGGCCCGCCTGCGCATCGCCCTGGCCCTGGCCGAGCGGGCCGAAGCCGAGCAGCGCCAGGCTCTGTGGCCGCGCCTGACCCGCGAGTGCGACCGCCTGGAAGCGCTGATCAGCGAGATTCTGGTACTGGCCCGGGTCGACGCCGAACAAACGCGGGCGGAGCCGGTGGACCTCGATGCCCTGCTGGCGTCAGTGCAAAAAGATGCACAACTGGCTGCGCCGGAGCAGCAGATCCAGCTGCAGCATGAAACCGGGCTTCACCTGCAAGGCTGGCCAACCCTGCTGGAGCGCGCACTGGATAACCTGTTGCGCAATGCCGTGCGTTTCAATCCGGCCGGCCAGCCGATTGAACTCACCGGGGTGCGCGATAACGACACAATTGTGCTGAGCGTACGTGACCACGGGCCGGGAGTGGCCGCAGAGCACCAGGCGCAGTTGGGCGAACCGTTCTACCGTGCGCCCGGACAGAGTGCTGCAGGGCATGGCCTGGGGCTGGCGATTGCGCGCAAGGCGGCAGAGCGCCATGGCGGCAGCCTAAGCCTGGGCAATCATCCCCAAGGTGGGTTTGTGGCCCGGCTGGAGTTGCCACTGGCGAAGCCTGACGCCCTATAG
- a CDS encoding Spy/CpxP family protein refolding chaperone encodes MRKTLIALMFAAALPTVAMAMPDAGGPRHGEHHRGGAPFAQLDLSHEQRQQIGKLMGEQMKSRQEITQRYLEKLPAAEQKALKDELKAKKDKTQAEIRALLKPEQQKQFDEMKKKQDERRAEWAEFKAWKAEKANKAQ; translated from the coding sequence ATGCGCAAGACCCTTATCGCCCTGATGTTCGCTGCCGCCCTGCCTACCGTCGCCATGGCCATGCCAGATGCCGGCGGCCCGCGCCACGGTGAGCACCACCGCGGTGGAGCGCCTTTCGCCCAGCTGGACCTGAGCCACGAACAGCGCCAGCAAATCGGCAAACTGATGGGCGAGCAGATGAAAAGCCGCCAGGAAATCACCCAGCGCTACCTGGAAAAACTCCCGGCTGCTGAGCAGAAAGCCCTGAAAGACGAGCTCAAAGCCAAGAAAGACAAGACCCAGGCCGAGATTCGCGCCTTGCTCAAACCTGAACAGCAGAAGCAGTTCGACGAGATGAAAAAGAAGCAGGATGAACGCCGCGCCGAATGGGCCGAGTTCAAAGCCTGGAAAGCTGAAAAAGCCAACAAGGCCCAGTAA
- a CDS encoding response regulator transcription factor, with product MSELLLIDDDQELCELLGSWLTQEGFVVRACHDGLSARKALAEQAPAAVVLDVMLPDGSGLELLKQLRSEHTELPVLMLSARGEPLDRILGLELGADDYLAKPCDPRELTARLRAVLRRSHPNATPSQVEIGDLCFSPARGVVSIDEQELTLTLSESRILEALLRQPGEPLDKQELAQIALGRKLTLYDRSLDMHVSNLRKKIGPHADGRPRIVALRSRGYYYSL from the coding sequence ATGAGCGAGCTGTTACTGATTGATGATGACCAGGAACTCTGCGAGCTGCTCGGCAGCTGGCTGACCCAGGAAGGGTTCGTGGTACGTGCCTGCCACGACGGCCTCAGCGCCCGTAAGGCGCTGGCCGAACAAGCACCGGCCGCCGTAGTGCTGGACGTGATGCTGCCCGACGGCAGCGGCCTGGAGCTGCTCAAGCAGTTGCGCAGCGAGCACACCGAACTGCCGGTACTGATGCTCTCGGCACGCGGCGAGCCGCTGGACCGGATCCTGGGCCTGGAGCTGGGTGCCGATGATTACCTGGCCAAACCCTGTGATCCGCGCGAGCTCACCGCCCGCCTGCGCGCCGTGCTGCGCCGCAGCCACCCCAATGCGACACCCAGCCAGGTGGAAATCGGCGACTTGTGCTTCAGCCCTGCCCGCGGCGTGGTCAGCATCGACGAACAGGAACTGACCCTGACCCTCTCCGAAAGCCGCATCCTCGAAGCCCTGCTGCGCCAGCCCGGCGAGCCGCTGGACAAACAGGAACTGGCGCAGATCGCCCTGGGCCGCAAATTGACCCTGTATGACCGCAGCCTGGACATGCACGTCAGCAACCTGCGCAAGAAGATCGGCCCACATGCCGATGGCCGCCCGCGCATCGTTGCCCTGCGCAGCCGCGGTTACTACTACAGCCTGTAA
- a CDS encoding translation initiation factor 2, whose amino-acid sequence MRRGPLSLLLCLLLLTPLAQAEEPAAASTPLSLSAGSQITELQQRLKESERLRETLSQQLHNADSERESAQLTRLRQENQRLKLALKELQAGAAPKLITDQQQWFLIGGAVALFAALCGIFASGGHRKRRQWLN is encoded by the coding sequence ATGCGTCGAGGTCCGTTGTCCCTGCTGCTATGCCTGTTGCTGCTGACCCCACTCGCCCAGGCTGAAGAGCCTGCCGCTGCCAGCACGCCGTTGTCGCTGAGCGCTGGCAGTCAGATCACCGAGCTGCAGCAGCGCCTGAAGGAAAGCGAGCGTCTGCGCGAAACCCTCAGCCAGCAACTGCACAACGCCGACAGCGAACGCGAAAGTGCCCAGCTCACCCGCCTGCGCCAGGAAAACCAGCGCCTGAAGCTGGCCCTCAAGGAACTGCAGGCCGGCGCCGCACCCAAACTCATCACCGATCAGCAACAATGGTTCCTGATTGGTGGCGCAGTTGCCCTGTTTGCGGCACTCTGCGGTATCTTTGCCAGTGGCGGACACAGAAAGCGTCGGCAATGGTTGAATTGA
- a CDS encoding YciI family protein — protein sequence MLYAIIATDVADSLEKRLAARPAHIERLQLLKEQGRVVLAGPHPAIDSNDPGTAGFTGSLIVAEFDSLNAAQAWADADPYIAAGVYAHVIVKPFKQVLP from the coding sequence ATGCTCTACGCCATCATTGCCACCGACGTAGCCGATTCGCTGGAAAAACGCCTGGCCGCGCGCCCGGCGCATATCGAACGCCTGCAACTGCTCAAGGAACAAGGCCGGGTCGTACTGGCCGGCCCGCACCCGGCGATCGACAGCAATGACCCGGGCACCGCTGGCTTTACCGGTAGCCTGATCGTCGCCGAGTTTGATTCGCTCAACGCCGCCCAGGCGTGGGCCGATGCCGACCCGTACATTGCCGCGGGTGTCTACGCCCACGTCATCGTCAAGCCGTTCAAGCAAGTCCTGCCGTAA
- a CDS encoding septation protein A, translating into MKQFIDFIPLLLFFIVYKLEPRAVEFAGQSFELGGIYSATAMLIISSLVVYGALFIRQRKLEKGQWLTLVACLVFGGLTLAFHSETFLKWKAPVVNWLFALAFTGSHFIGDRVLIKRIMGHALSLPEPVWTRLNIAWIGFFLFCGAANLFVAFTFQDFWVDFKVFGSLGMTVLFLVAQGVYLSRHLHDSDPSTPPSTPKHEE; encoded by the coding sequence GTGAAACAATTCATCGATTTCATCCCGCTGCTCCTGTTCTTCATCGTCTACAAGCTTGAACCACGCGCCGTCGAATTCGCCGGGCAGAGTTTCGAGCTGGGTGGCATCTACAGCGCCACGGCGATGCTGATCATCAGCTCGCTGGTAGTCTACGGCGCCCTGTTCATCCGCCAGCGCAAGCTGGAGAAAGGCCAGTGGCTGACTCTGGTCGCCTGCCTGGTGTTCGGTGGCCTGACCCTGGCCTTCCACAGTGAAACCTTCCTCAAGTGGAAGGCTCCGGTGGTCAACTGGCTGTTCGCCCTGGCGTTCACCGGCAGCCACTTCATCGGTGACCGGGTACTGATCAAACGCATCATGGGTCACGCCCTGAGCCTGCCGGAACCGGTCTGGACGCGCCTGAACATCGCCTGGATCGGCTTTTTCCTGTTCTGCGGCGCAGCCAACCTGTTCGTCGCCTTCACCTTCCAGGACTTCTGGGTCGACTTCAAGGTGTTCGGCAGCCTGGGCATGACCGTGCTGTTCCTGGTGGCCCAGGGTGTCTACCTGTCCCGTCACCTGCATGACAGCGACCCGAGCACCCCGCCTTCCACCCCCAAGCACGAGGAATGA
- a CDS encoding PHP domain-containing protein has product MNVDLHCHSTASDGALSPTVLVARAHEHGVRMLSLTDHDTLEGQLEARAATQALAMQWVSGIELSCTWGGATIHVLGYNFPLDAAPLQAAVESLHRGRWLRAEEIDRRLALKGMPGALEGARAIQQELGDSGNAPARPHFAEYLVRAGYVKDRAEAFRKWLGAGKLGDVKLHWPTLEETVQTLRQSDAWVSLAHPMHYDLTRSKRRRLIADYIQAGGQALEVVNGMMPAEQVGTLSILTREFGLLASAGSDFHGPGNWGEIGVYRPLPEDLPPLWRRFKHEQPIAAV; this is encoded by the coding sequence ATGAATGTTGATCTGCACTGCCACAGTACCGCCTCCGATGGCGCCTTGTCGCCGACGGTGTTGGTTGCCCGGGCCCATGAGCATGGCGTGCGGATGCTCTCGCTGACTGACCATGACACCCTCGAGGGCCAGCTTGAGGCCCGCGCCGCCACTCAGGCCCTGGCGATGCAGTGGGTCAGCGGCATCGAGCTGTCGTGCACCTGGGGGGGCGCGACTATCCACGTGTTGGGTTACAACTTCCCGCTCGACGCCGCGCCCTTGCAGGCTGCCGTTGAGTCGTTGCACCGCGGCCGCTGGCTGCGCGCGGAAGAAATCGACCGACGGTTGGCGCTCAAGGGCATGCCGGGTGCGCTCGAGGGTGCCCGGGCCATCCAGCAGGAACTGGGCGACAGCGGCAATGCCCCGGCGCGGCCGCATTTTGCCGAGTACCTGGTGCGCGCAGGCTATGTAAAAGACCGTGCCGAAGCTTTCCGCAAATGGCTGGGGGCCGGCAAGCTGGGCGATGTGAAGCTGCACTGGCCGACGCTGGAAGAGACTGTGCAGACCCTGCGCCAGTCCGATGCCTGGGTCAGCCTTGCGCATCCGATGCACTACGATTTAACCCGCAGCAAGCGCCGCCGGCTGATTGCCGACTATATTCAAGCAGGCGGGCAGGCGCTGGAAGTGGTCAACGGCATGATGCCGGCTGAGCAGGTAGGCACGCTGTCGATCCTGACCCGTGAATTCGGTCTGCTGGCCAGTGCCGGCAGTGATTTTCATGGGCCGGGCAACTGGGGCGAGATCGGTGTATACCGGCCGTTGCCAGAGGACCTGCCACCGTTGTGGCGCCGATTCAAGCATGAGCAGCCTATCGCGGCAGTCTGA
- a CDS encoding L-threonylcarbamoyladenylate synthase — protein sequence MSQFFQIHAENPQPRLIKQAVEIIRKGGVVVYPTDSSYAMGCQIGDKNAVERVRRLRQLDKNHNFTLICCDLSQMGLFAKIDTATFRLLKAHVPGPYTFILNATREVPRLLLHEKRRTIGLRVPSNPIVLALLEELGEPLMSVSLIMPGDDEPMTDPYEIRQALEHQVDLIIDGGFGDFKASTVISLAGDEPEVIRVGCGDPDLFMAKA from the coding sequence GTGAGTCAGTTTTTCCAGATTCATGCGGAAAACCCGCAACCGCGCCTGATCAAACAGGCCGTCGAGATCATTCGCAAGGGCGGTGTGGTGGTCTACCCCACAGACTCCTCCTACGCCATGGGTTGCCAGATCGGCGACAAGAACGCCGTTGAGCGGGTACGGCGCCTGCGTCAGCTGGACAAGAACCACAACTTCACCCTGATCTGCTGCGACCTGTCGCAGATGGGCCTGTTCGCCAAGATCGACACCGCCACCTTCCGCCTGCTCAAGGCCCATGTGCCGGGGCCGTACACCTTCATCCTCAATGCCACCCGCGAAGTGCCACGCCTGCTGCTGCACGAAAAGCGCCGCACCATCGGCCTGCGCGTACCGTCCAACCCGATCGTCCTGGCCTTGCTGGAGGAGTTGGGCGAGCCGCTGATGAGCGTCAGCCTGATCATGCCTGGCGACGACGAGCCGATGACAGACCCCTACGAGATCCGCCAGGCCCTGGAGCACCAGGTCGACCTGATCATCGATGGTGGCTTTGGCGACTTCAAGGCCTCGACCGTGATCAGCCTGGCCGGCGACGAGCCGGAAGTGATCCGTGTGGGCTGTGGCGATCCTGATCTGTTCATGGCCAAAGCGTGA